In Marinicella rhabdoformis, a genomic segment contains:
- a CDS encoding winged helix-turn-helix domain-containing protein, with amino-acid sequence MKFFRKNQFKIIKNKTYWNGKELLLSEKGHACLIIFLESKQQVISKEQLIKSLWHKVAVSDDSLFKVIQEIRKSLRQLGIQEDLIGNVYGKGYQWLQSEKPPHTKPWFIFPAFGLIIIAVSFFWAGNKTTPQITEQAFQQLVQQLKHGNKTVVTTQLTNSNHPLDQLRASYLTGYAYYQSGNYEQSIQQLEQGITKYGNNKTSTVLADSFLLLAKMYIYRDDKTTLKSYLAQALKHYQDIENPNGIFNTKIETARYHQAINEYPESINQLNEIYDEAKAVSNTKIQLRALANLAHSYEQTQQPEAAIKALEDTLELALSTSDGDYAAYAHGALSTKAMKSQNYNKAMKYAQAALQFSLSQHDTNQFQQSFSAFYLLLLPLGHIELADKYLDLALEIQNQFNSEGVLYHAEIQKIESLTIQHQHAESRERLKRLKTESLSQVEQQEVQALMAFNSHFLQDNINAYTKAKPILEDHNSSNKFRIYAGMAFVLAALELERTNEAKTAFQLLEQLPTSQDNTVYTAYLDMLTRVPKEWINPDSLQFDAKQFEQRMAHLQATTSPQSELLQTLDSYIQNITLN; translated from the coding sequence ATGAAATTTTTTCGTAAAAACCAATTCAAAATCATAAAAAATAAAACTTATTGGAATGGTAAGGAGCTCTTACTTTCTGAAAAAGGTCATGCTTGTTTAATTATATTTTTAGAGTCCAAGCAACAAGTCATAAGTAAGGAACAGCTGATAAAAAGTTTATGGCATAAAGTGGCTGTCAGTGATGACTCTCTTTTCAAAGTCATACAAGAAATTCGAAAATCTTTGCGACAATTAGGTATCCAGGAAGACTTAATAGGCAATGTATATGGCAAAGGTTATCAATGGTTACAATCCGAAAAACCACCACACACAAAACCCTGGTTTATCTTTCCTGCTTTTGGCCTGATAATCATTGCTGTAAGCTTTTTCTGGGCTGGCAACAAAACCACGCCCCAAATAACTGAGCAAGCGTTCCAACAACTGGTGCAGCAACTGAAACATGGAAACAAAACTGTAGTAACCACCCAGCTAACTAATTCAAACCACCCATTGGACCAACTCAGAGCTTCCTACCTGACTGGGTATGCGTATTATCAGTCTGGAAATTATGAACAAAGCATTCAACAGTTAGAGCAAGGTATCACAAAATATGGCAACAATAAAACTTCAACTGTTTTAGCAGACAGCTTTTTACTGCTGGCTAAAATGTACATTTATCGTGATGACAAAACGACCTTAAAATCTTATTTAGCACAAGCACTCAAACACTATCAAGATATAGAAAATCCAAATGGCATCTTTAACACCAAAATTGAGACGGCTCGATACCACCAGGCCATTAATGAGTACCCAGAATCCATCAATCAACTGAATGAGATTTACGACGAAGCAAAAGCAGTTTCAAACACAAAAATACAACTTCGTGCATTGGCGAATTTAGCGCACTCTTATGAACAAACTCAACAACCCGAAGCTGCCATAAAGGCATTAGAGGATACTTTAGAGCTGGCCCTTTCAACTTCTGATGGGGACTATGCAGCCTATGCCCATGGTGCATTATCTACCAAAGCCATGAAGTCCCAAAATTATAATAAAGCCATGAAGTACGCTCAAGCGGCATTACAATTTTCACTCTCCCAACATGACACCAATCAGTTTCAACAAAGTTTCAGTGCATTTTATTTACTGCTGCTTCCTTTAGGCCATATAGAGCTGGCTGATAAATATTTGGATCTGGCACTGGAAATTCAAAACCAATTCAACTCAGAAGGCGTGCTATACCATGCAGAAATTCAAAAAATTGAATCATTGACCATACAACATCAACATGCGGAAAGTCGCGAACGGTTAAAACGGTTAAAGACTGAATCTCTCAGCCAGGTTGAACAACAAGAAGTTCAAGCATTAATGGCATTCAACAGTCACTTCCTCCAAGACAATATCAATGCTTATACCAAAGCCAAGCCCATTTTAGAAGACCACAACAGCAGCAACAAATTCAGGATTTATGCAGGTATGGCTTTTGTTTTAGCTGCTTTAGAATTAGAAAGAACCAACGAGGCTAAAACTGCATTTCAGCTTCTTGAGCAGTTACCCACAAGCCAAGACAATACTGTATATACGGCTTATTTAGATATGTTAACTCGGGTGCCAAAAGAGTGGATAAACCCTGACTCCCTTCAATTTGATGCGAAACAATTTGAACAGCGCATGGCTCACTTGCAAGCCACCACATCACCACAATCCGAACTGCTACAAACTTTAGATAGTTACATCCAAAACATCACATTGAATTAA
- the hutF gene encoding formimidoylglutamate deiminase: MKSYFFEYALLPEGWSQGVRVVVAGSRYVAVDVNQEPQSEDVSKKVVIPAMPNAHSHVFQRAMAGLSEYKTKDNDSFWSWRDLMYRLANKISADELYELAKGVYQNMLDAGYSAVCEFHYVHRDLENSADTLKMSKAVMQAAHDVGLPMTMLPVLYAFSAVGDAPLNPEQKRFELTADEYIQLSKELNCVKFPEQRVGICFHSIRAVNKKMMEQVLSALPKDAPVHIHIAEQQAEIDQSTDFHGKRPVQWLYDNFDVDGRWSLVHATHLDEAEKSLIAASKAVVVLCPLTEANLGDGIFDMPSFISQQGVWAIGSDSHIELNPAEELKMLEYSQRLAQQQRNVCCDEEQPHVATWMWLKSVDGGSQASGLNTNGIKVGEQAHVISLDGQSGVVGAANHESILDAYVFSDHVIHESLLL, from the coding sequence ATGAAAAGTTATTTTTTTGAGTATGCCTTGTTACCAGAGGGTTGGTCTCAAGGGGTCCGCGTTGTTGTAGCGGGTAGTCGTTATGTTGCTGTTGATGTCAATCAGGAGCCGCAGAGTGAAGATGTGTCGAAAAAAGTGGTGATACCTGCCATGCCCAATGCACACTCGCATGTATTTCAAAGGGCCATGGCTGGATTGAGTGAATACAAAACGAAGGACAATGACAGCTTTTGGTCTTGGCGGGATTTGATGTATCGTTTGGCGAACAAAATTTCTGCTGACGAGCTCTATGAGCTGGCAAAGGGTGTTTACCAAAACATGTTAGATGCTGGATACAGTGCAGTGTGTGAGTTTCACTATGTTCATCGCGACTTGGAAAACAGTGCTGATACGCTGAAGATGTCCAAAGCGGTGATGCAAGCGGCACATGATGTGGGTTTGCCCATGACCATGTTGCCTGTGTTGTATGCTTTTTCAGCTGTGGGTGATGCACCTTTAAACCCTGAACAAAAACGTTTTGAACTGACCGCAGACGAATACATACAGTTGTCAAAGGAATTAAACTGTGTCAAATTCCCTGAACAGCGCGTTGGTATATGTTTCCACTCCATCCGAGCTGTGAATAAAAAAATGATGGAACAAGTGTTGTCGGCTTTACCAAAAGATGCACCTGTTCATATCCACATTGCAGAACAACAGGCGGAAATTGATCAGTCGACTGACTTCCATGGTAAGCGACCCGTGCAATGGTTGTATGATAATTTTGATGTGGATGGGCGTTGGTCATTGGTTCATGCCACACATTTAGATGAAGCTGAGAAAAGCTTAATTGCAGCATCAAAAGCAGTGGTCGTGCTGTGTCCACTCACAGAGGCGAATTTGGGTGATGGTATATTTGATATGCCAAGCTTTATTTCACAGCAAGGTGTTTGGGCGATTGGTTCAGACAGTCACATTGAACTGAATCCGGCCGAAGAATTAAAAATGCTGGAGTATTCACAAAGACTGGCTCAGCAACAACGCAATGTGTGTTGTGACGAAGAACAGCCGCATGTGGCGACATGGATGTGGCTAAAGTCTGTTGATGGTGGTTCACAAGCCAGTGGCTTAAACACCAATGGTATAAAAGTTGGTGAGCAGGCACATGTGATCAGTTTGGATGGGCAAAGCGGGGTGGTAGGTGCAGCCAATCACGAATCAATTTTAGACGCTTACGTTTTTTCAGATCATGTAATACATGAGTCGTTGTTGTTATGA
- the hutI gene encoding imidazolonepropionase, giving the protein MTKCDLLIKHAELITCTDNGQVCGLISNGAVAVSDNKIIWTGSSASCKNFDALSTVDAQGQVVTPALIDCHTHLIFGGNRANEFAMRLAGANYEDIARAGGGILSTVKATREASIETLVEAALPRAEHLMSQGVRTVEIKSGYGLDLDNELKMLKAAKLLAEHTGLKVSTTLLAAHALPPEYKDNRAGYIDLICKEIIPQAAKLKLADAVDAFCEGIGFTVDETRQVFEAAARWGLPVKLHADQLSNLSGAGLVAEFGGLSADHIEYTDEASIKKMAQADTVATLLPYAFYALQETQKPPIDLFRKHGIDMAIATDCNPGTAPTTNLLQCLHMACTQFGLTVEEAILGVTKHAAKALNLDEARGQIAKGFDAQLLLWPIKDVADMVYWQGNKLPQVITD; this is encoded by the coding sequence ATGACAAAATGTGACCTATTGATCAAACACGCCGAACTCATCACCTGTACCGATAATGGACAAGTCTGTGGCTTGATTTCAAACGGTGCTGTTGCGGTTTCTGATAATAAAATCATTTGGACAGGGTCAAGTGCATCCTGTAAAAATTTTGATGCGCTGTCCACAGTCGATGCCCAAGGCCAAGTCGTCACGCCTGCGCTGATTGATTGTCACACCCATTTGATTTTTGGTGGTAATCGGGCGAATGAATTCGCCATGCGATTGGCCGGCGCCAATTATGAAGACATAGCACGAGCAGGTGGTGGTATTTTATCCACGGTCAAAGCCACTCGAGAAGCCAGTATTGAAACACTGGTTGAAGCTGCTTTGCCCAGGGCTGAACACCTGATGTCACAAGGCGTCAGAACCGTTGAAATAAAATCTGGATATGGCTTGGACTTGGATAACGAGCTAAAAATGCTCAAGGCAGCTAAACTATTGGCCGAACACACTGGGCTTAAAGTATCTACCACACTGCTCGCCGCACACGCTTTACCACCTGAATACAAAGACAACCGAGCGGGATATATTGATTTGATTTGCAAAGAAATCATTCCACAAGCGGCCAAGTTGAAATTGGCCGATGCCGTTGATGCATTCTGTGAAGGCATCGGATTCACTGTTGACGAAACCCGTCAAGTCTTTGAGGCAGCAGCACGTTGGGGCTTGCCTGTCAAATTACACGCCGATCAATTAAGTAACTTATCAGGTGCCGGACTGGTGGCTGAATTCGGCGGCCTGTCTGCCGACCACATTGAATACACCGATGAAGCCAGCATCAAAAAAATGGCACAAGCCGACACAGTCGCGACTTTGTTGCCTTATGCCTTTTATGCGCTACAAGAAACACAAAAACCACCGATAGATTTATTCAGAAAACACGGCATTGACATGGCGATAGCCACCGACTGTAATCCTGGAACGGCACCGACCACCAATTTATTACAATGCCTGCACATGGCCTGTACACAATTTGGTTTGACAGTTGAAGAAGCCATTTTAGGTGTCACCAAACACGCGGCCAAAGCTTTGAACCTCGATGAAGCGCGAGGACAAATTGCAAAAGGGTTTGATGCACAGCTGCTTTTGTGGCCAATCAAAGATGTGGCCGATATGGTTTACTGGCAAGGCAATAAATTGCCACAAGTAATAACCGACTAA
- the trhA gene encoding PAQR family membrane homeostasis protein TrhA, protein MSEVKFYPPFEEKLNIGSHALGLILGLIGLPLLLATDSAQSSWAGWLGKLVFALSLVVLYSASTLYHLAKDPVRRQRLRVLDHAAIYVLIAGTYTPIMLVTLAGHPEYVTLGYGILIAAWSMAALGIVLKLFFTGRFSLISTLLYVFMGWAIAFAIKPLAASMASEGLYWLIGGGISYTLGAILYAIKAIPFNHAIFHLFVLLGSACHFVCIYKYV, encoded by the coding sequence ATGTCTGAAGTTAAATTTTACCCGCCTTTTGAAGAAAAACTGAACATCGGCAGCCATGCATTGGGCCTGATTTTGGGGCTGATTGGACTGCCGTTATTGTTGGCCACTGATTCTGCACAAAGCAGCTGGGCTGGCTGGTTAGGTAAGTTGGTATTCGCCCTCAGTTTGGTGGTGTTGTACAGCGCCTCTACTTTATACCATTTGGCCAAAGACCCCGTTCGCAGGCAGCGATTGCGGGTGCTTGATCATGCGGCCATCTATGTCTTAATCGCAGGCACTTATACCCCAATCATGTTGGTGACTTTAGCTGGCCACCCTGAATATGTAACTTTGGGCTATGGAATTTTGATCGCTGCATGGTCAATGGCCGCATTAGGTATTGTCTTGAAACTGTTTTTTACCGGCCGCTTTTCCTTGATATCAACCTTGCTGTATGTGTTTATGGGTTGGGCCATTGCCTTTGCCATCAAACCCTTGGCAGCCAGTATGGCATCTGAAGGATTGTATTGGTTGATTGGTGGCGGCATCTCTTATACCCTAGGCGCCATACTTTATGCCATCAAAGCCATCCCTTTCAATCACGCCATATTCCATCTGTTTGTATTACTAGGCAGTGCTTGCCACTTTGTTTGTATTTATAAGTATGTATAG
- the purD gene encoding phosphoribosylamine--glycine ligase, with amino-acid sequence MNKVLVIGSGGREHALAWRLAQSTTVEQVFVAPGNAGTAIEDGIDNVVLDVNNHQAVIQFCQLQNVTLVVVGPEQPLVDGMVDDLSAAGIPCFGPSAAAAQLEGSKAFAKQFLEKHNIPTAAYGEFITVAEAKTYLQDKSFPIVIKADGLAAGKGVIIAEDLAHAEATVEDMLEANAFGDAGSRIIIEEFLQGEEASYIVMADGENFLAMATSQDHKARDNGDVGPNTGGMGAYSPAPVVTADIDAKVVETVIKPTLAGMAKDGMPFTGFLYAGLMIDSSGESKVLEFNVRFGDPETQPIMTRLQSNLDQLCLAAIAGELDQHSIQWDSRFAIGVVMAEAGYPLGNDKGNVIQGLNEVPADIKVFHAGTAQQAGNVVTAGGRVLCVCALDEDLKQAQQKAYQGVKAISWGSEYYRTDIGFKAIK; translated from the coding sequence ATGAATAAAGTTTTGGTTATTGGTTCTGGTGGCAGGGAGCATGCGCTGGCATGGCGATTGGCACAATCAACCACAGTTGAACAAGTTTTTGTGGCACCTGGGAATGCAGGTACTGCGATTGAAGATGGCATCGATAATGTGGTTTTGGATGTCAATAATCACCAAGCAGTGATTCAGTTTTGTCAGTTACAAAACGTCACGTTGGTGGTGGTAGGACCTGAACAACCTTTGGTTGATGGCATGGTGGATGATTTGTCAGCAGCAGGTATTCCATGTTTTGGTCCTTCAGCAGCGGCAGCTCAACTGGAAGGTTCTAAAGCTTTTGCCAAACAATTTTTAGAAAAGCACAACATTCCAACAGCGGCTTATGGTGAGTTCATCACTGTGGCAGAGGCCAAAACTTACCTACAAGACAAGTCATTTCCTATTGTCATCAAGGCTGATGGTTTGGCAGCAGGTAAAGGTGTCATCATTGCTGAAGATTTGGCACATGCCGAAGCGACAGTGGAAGACATGTTAGAGGCCAATGCCTTTGGTGATGCGGGCAGTCGCATCATCATTGAAGAGTTTTTGCAAGGCGAAGAAGCTTCTTATATTGTCATGGCAGACGGTGAAAACTTCTTGGCCATGGCAACCTCGCAAGACCACAAAGCCAGAGACAATGGTGATGTTGGTCCCAATACAGGCGGTATGGGAGCCTATTCTCCGGCGCCAGTGGTGACTGCTGACATCGATGCGAAAGTGGTTGAAACAGTGATTAAGCCCACTTTGGCGGGTATGGCCAAAGACGGGATGCCATTCACAGGTTTTTTGTATGCAGGATTGATGATTGACTCAAGCGGTGAATCAAAAGTCTTGGAATTCAATGTGCGCTTTGGTGACCCAGAAACCCAACCCATCATGACACGTTTACAAAGTAATTTGGATCAATTGTGTTTGGCAGCGATTGCGGGCGAATTAGATCAACACAGCATCCAATGGGATTCAAGATTTGCCATCGGAGTGGTGATGGCAGAAGCCGGTTACCCACTAGGCAACGACAAGGGCAATGTGATCCAAGGTTTGAATGAAGTGCCTGCCGACATTAAGGTGTTCCATGCAGGAACGGCACAACAAGCGGGCAATGTAGTGACAGCGGGCGGCCGTGTGTTGTGTGTCTGTGCTTTGGATGAAGACCTGAAACAAGCACAACAAAAAGCCTACCAAGGTGTGAAAGCCATCTCATGGGGCAGTGAATACTACCGCACGGACATAGGTTTCAAGGCGATAAAATAG